In Propionispora vibrioides, the genomic stretch GCGCTGTGCCGCTCAGGGAGTTACCGCCATTTTGGGTATCGGTTTTGATCCCGGAGTGGTAAATGCCTGGTGTGCGCTGGCCCGCGATGAATATTTTGATACCATTGATACCATTGATATTCTGGATGTTAACGCCGGCAGTCATGGTAAATACTTTGCCACCAACTTCGACCCGGAGATCAACTTTAGAGAATTCAAAAAGGTGTGGACCTGGGTGGATCGCCAATGGGTACAGCAGAAAGTTCACTCCATCCGGGTCGATTATGATTTCCCCGTGGTGGGAAGCTGCCCGGTTTACCTGACCGGACATGATGAACTGCATTCGCTTTCCAAAAATATAGATGCCAATTCCATCCGTTTCTGGATGGGTTTTGGCGATCACTATCTGAATGTGTTCTCGGTGCTGACCAATATCGGTCTTACTTCGGAGAAACCGGTCAAAGTAGCCGAAGGCGTGGAAATTGCCCCGCTGAAAATGTTGAAGGCCTTGTTGCCCGATCCCTCCTCCCTGGCACCTGGCTATACCGGCAAGACTTGCATCGGTAACTTCATCCGCGGCACAAAAGATAATAAACCGCGCGAAGTTTTTATTTACAATACCTGTGATCATGCGGAGTGTTATCAAGAAGTGGAGGCCCAGGCCATCAGCTATACAGCGGGAGTTCCGGCTGCGGCTGCGGCGATCCTGGTCGCCCGCGGTGACTGGGATGTGAAAACAATGGTCAATGTGGAGGAACTGCCACCCAGACCGCTATTGAACCTGTTGGATAGCATGGGCTTGCCGACCGTGGTCAGCGAAAAGCCGGTGACCTTTACGGCGCCCGTCATTGAGCATGTAGCTTCGGTATAAACGAATGAACATCGTCCCCTATGTTTACGGGAAGCGTAAACATAGGGGATTTTTATTCCCTTAGGGCTTATAGATTTTTTCATTATCTTTTTCGCAACGGGCAGTATACTTTTGCTGTTGTCTGTAATATAATACAATATATGAATACGTGTTCATATATTGGAGGTGTTGATGGTGACATCTGATTGTACAATGGATACCTGCGAGGAATTGTGTGAACATCCCCAGGTAGTATGTCTGGCCAGAAAGGACGCTTTGCCGGAAACGGAAGCGCAGCAGGTGGCCGAAACTTTTAAACTATTAGGGGATGCCACACGGATAAAGATGCTGCATGCCTTGGCTAAACGGGAGCTATGCGTATGTGATCTGGCCGCCGTGGTGGAGATGGGCCAATCGGCTGTTTCGCATCAATTGCGGCTATTGCGCAGTGCCCGTTTAGTCAAATATCGTAAGGAAGGAAAGATGGCCTGGTATTCACTTGACGATACTCACATTGAATCATTACTGGCTCAATGTGTGGAGCATACCAGACATCGCTAAGGAGGCGAACAATGCGCGATTCACATAGTGAAAGTCATGAAATCTCCTGCCGGCGGGACTGCTGTGACGGACGGGTGGCACCGGCCGCCGCCATTTGCAGTTGCTCTGGTGAAAGTGTGGTGGCTGTGGAACCGGATACGGCGGACTGCTGCCGGGCGGATTGTGGTCCGGCGGTGACGGCAGACCAAGCTATTGCCCGGTTTACGCTGGAAGGGCTGGATTGTGGCGATTGTGCCGCCAAGCTGGAAAAGGCCTTAAGCCGGCTGACGGGTGTCAGCCAGGCCAGCGTGTCTTTCGCAACGGCTAAGCTGCAAGTGACTTATGATCCGGAGCTGACGGATACGGCAGCAATCCTTGCCGCCGTGCGGGGCTTTGGCTACACGGGCCGGCTACTCGACGGGCCAGGACAGGTAACAGACAGAAAAAGCATGGTGTTTGTTATTTCCGGCATGGATTGTGCCGATTGCGCCAAGGGACTGGAAAAGCGGATTAGCAAGCTGACCGGCGTATACGCGGCACAGGTGAACTTTGCCACCGGCAAGCTGCTGGTGGAGCATAGTCTGCCGGTGGATGCCATTTATCAGGCGGTGGAACAGGCCGGCTATAAGGCAAGGCTTGAACTGAAAGGAACGGATGTTTCGCCAGGGACGGCTTGGTGGAAGCATGCCAGAACCGGAGCTACCGCGCTGGCCGGCATCCTGTTGGTTGTGGCAACCCTGGCAAATTGGCTGGGCTGCGATGAAGCTGTTGTTTCTTTTCTTTATGTTGCCGCTGCCGTTGCCGGTGGTTATCATACGGCAAGAAGCGGTTTATACGGAGTCCGGTCGCTGACCTTCGATATGAATTTTCTTATGACGATTGCCGTTCTTGGGGCTTTTGCCATCGGTGAAGGGAGCGAAGGGGCTACGGTAGCATTCTTATTTTCCTTTGGCAATACGCTGCAAGCGTATACCGTGGATAAAACCCGGCAATCCATCCGGGCTTTAATGGAATTGGCACCACCGGAAGCGCTGGTGTTGCGGAACGGACAGGAACTGCGGCTGCCGGTAGAGGAGATTGTAGTCGGTGATATCCTTTTGGTGAAGCCCGGTGAACGGATTGCTATGGACGGCATCGTGGCGGAAGGAATATCAGCCGTTAATCAGGCGGCCATTACCGGGGAATCCATTCCGGTAGAAAAGCAGGCGGGCGATACCGTCTATGCCGGCACTCTGAATGAGAACGGTGCTTTGTCTGTCCGGGTAACCAGAGCAGCCGGCGATTCTACTTTGGCCAGAATTATGAAACTGGTGGAAGAAGCACAGGCGCAAAAAGCGCCTTCCCAGCAATTTGTCGATGTATTTTCTAAATATTATACTCCGGCCGTACTGTTGGGGGCACTGGGGGTTATGCTGATTCCCTGGCTGGCGTTCGGATTATCTTTTACCGAATGGTTTTATAAAGGTCTTGTGTTATTGGTGATTTCCTGCCCCTGCGCGCTGGTTATTTCCACGCCGGTTTCCATTGTAGCGGCCATCGGCAACGCGTCCGCCAATGGAGTTTTGATTAAAGGCGGTGCCTATCTGGAGGAACTGGGAGCCATTGAGGCCATTGCTTTCGATAAAACCGGCACGCTGACGACGGGCCAGCCGGTGGTGACCGGTTTACTGCCAGTGCAGCCGGTAACGGAACAGGAACTTTTGCAGATTGCCGCTTCCATTGAGAAGTTTTCAGAGCATCCGCTGGCCGCGGCTATTTTACAGAAGGCGGCGGGACTTTCCCTGCTGCCGGCGAAAGGTTTTACAGCGCTGGTTGGACGGGGCGCGCAAGCCGAACTGGCGGGAAATACCGTATATATCGGTAATCGACGGCTGATGGAAGAACTGGGGCTTTCCACGGCGGTTTGCGAGCCGGCCGTCACTACCTGGCAGCAACAGGGGAAAACGGTCATGTTTGTCGGTAACCGGCAGGAATTGTTCGGTGTCATCGCCGTGGCCGACACGGTCCGGGACAATGCCGGCGAAGCGATCGCGGCACTGCGCCGAACCGGCATGAAGCACACGGCTATGCTTACCGGCGATCAGACCGCCGTGGCCGCCTGGATCGCCGGCAGTTTGCAGCTTGATTCCTATTATAGTGAGCTGCTGCCGGAAGATAAGGTGGCGATTGTTAAAAAACTGGCGGCAGACTATGGCCGGGTTGTCATGGTGGGAGACGGGGTGAATGACGCTCCGGCCCTGGCGGCGGCCAATATCGGGATTGCCATGGGCGTGGCCGGCTCGGATACTGCTTTGGAAACGGCCGATGTAGCCCTGATGGCCGACGATCTGGGTAAGTTATCTTATGTAATGCGTCTGAGCCGCAAGACGGTAGCCATTATCAAGCAGAATATCGGCTTTTCCGTACTGATAAAAGCGCTGTTCATCTGGCTGACACTGGCCGGTCATGGCAATCTGTGGATGGCTGTGTTTGCCGATACGGGTTCCTCCATCCTGGTTACGCTAAACGGCATGCGCCTTATGCGCAAGCTGGCTTAAGACGGTTTGTTGTGTTGAACAGTTGCATAAAAACGGCATTTGCCATAAAATAGAGGATATATTTTTTAATTGCACCAAATAGTGAGGAGACCTTATGAACGATTCACAGAATATAGCGGCCGAAAGGACAGCCGAAACAAAGCGGGCTGTCCTCTGGATTGCCTGCCTGCTGGGCTGGCTGTCCGCCTTCGGGCCGTTATCCATTGATATGTATCTGCCGGCTATGCCTCATTTGGCCAATGACCTGCAGGCCAGCACTTCCCTGGCCCAGCTTAGTTTGACCGCCTGTCTGCTGGGGATTGCGCTGGGACAGATCTTCATCGGACCCCTTAGCGACACCTACGGACGGCGGGGGCCCTTATTGGTTGGGTTAGCCATTTACGCTGCCGCCTCGTTTTTATGTGTCATGGCGCCAACGATGGAACTGTTTGTTGCCATGCGGTTTGTTCAGGGGCTGGCCGGCTCCGCCGGGGTGGTTATTTCCCGGGCAACGGTCAGGGATCTTTACTCCGGACCGGCGATGACCCGCTTTTTTGCCCTGCTGATGTTGATTAACGGCTTTGCTCCCATTTTTGCACCGGTCTTGGGTGGTCAGATTCTGGCGTTTACTTCCTGGCGGGGAATTTTTATTGTCCTTGCCGGTATTGGCCTTGCTATGCTGGCCGGCGTTTTTTTCGGGTTACGTGAGACGCTGCCGCTTAAGCGGCGTTCCCGGGGTGGTATTGCCAATAGTTTGCGGACATACCGCAGCTTGCTGAGCAACCGGACCTTTATGGGTTATGCACTGGCGCAGGGCTTTGTCTCGGCGGCGATGTTTGCCTATATTTCCGGTTCTCCCTTTGTATTGCAGGATATTTATGGTGT encodes the following:
- a CDS encoding saccharopine dehydrogenase family protein, translated to MRKNVLIVGAGGVAHVVAHKCAMNNDVLGDICIASRTQQKCEAIIESVLRKNHLKDPARKLYARQVDALNVPELVNLIKETKSEMVINVGQSYINMSVLEACIETGAVYMDTAIHEEPDKVCENPPWYANYEWKRRERCAAQGVTAILGIGFDPGVVNAWCALARDEYFDTIDTIDILDVNAGSHGKYFATNFDPEINFREFKKVWTWVDRQWVQQKVHSIRVDYDFPVVGSCPVYLTGHDELHSLSKNIDANSIRFWMGFGDHYLNVFSVLTNIGLTSEKPVKVAEGVEIAPLKMLKALLPDPSSLAPGYTGKTCIGNFIRGTKDNKPREVFIYNTCDHAECYQEVEAQAISYTAGVPAAAAAILVARGDWDVKTMVNVEELPPRPLLNLLDSMGLPTVVSEKPVTFTAPVIEHVASV
- a CDS encoding ArsR/SmtB family transcription factor, which encodes MVTSDCTMDTCEELCEHPQVVCLARKDALPETEAQQVAETFKLLGDATRIKMLHALAKRELCVCDLAAVVEMGQSAVSHQLRLLRSARLVKYRKEGKMAWYSLDDTHIESLLAQCVEHTRHR
- a CDS encoding heavy metal translocating P-type ATPase — protein: MRDSHSESHEISCRRDCCDGRVAPAAAICSCSGESVVAVEPDTADCCRADCGPAVTADQAIARFTLEGLDCGDCAAKLEKALSRLTGVSQASVSFATAKLQVTYDPELTDTAAILAAVRGFGYTGRLLDGPGQVTDRKSMVFVISGMDCADCAKGLEKRISKLTGVYAAQVNFATGKLLVEHSLPVDAIYQAVEQAGYKARLELKGTDVSPGTAWWKHARTGATALAGILLVVATLANWLGCDEAVVSFLYVAAAVAGGYHTARSGLYGVRSLTFDMNFLMTIAVLGAFAIGEGSEGATVAFLFSFGNTLQAYTVDKTRQSIRALMELAPPEALVLRNGQELRLPVEEIVVGDILLVKPGERIAMDGIVAEGISAVNQAAITGESIPVEKQAGDTVYAGTLNENGALSVRVTRAAGDSTLARIMKLVEEAQAQKAPSQQFVDVFSKYYTPAVLLGALGVMLIPWLAFGLSFTEWFYKGLVLLVISCPCALVISTPVSIVAAIGNASANGVLIKGGAYLEELGAIEAIAFDKTGTLTTGQPVVTGLLPVQPVTEQELLQIAASIEKFSEHPLAAAILQKAAGLSLLPAKGFTALVGRGAQAELAGNTVYIGNRRLMEELGLSTAVCEPAVTTWQQQGKTVMFVGNRQELFGVIAVADTVRDNAGEAIAALRRTGMKHTAMLTGDQTAVAAWIAGSLQLDSYYSELLPEDKVAIVKKLAADYGRVVMVGDGVNDAPALAAANIGIAMGVAGSDTALETADVALMADDLGKLSYVMRLSRKTVAIIKQNIGFSVLIKALFIWLTLAGHGNLWMAVFADTGSSILVTLNGMRLMRKLA
- a CDS encoding multidrug effflux MFS transporter, yielding MNDSQNIAAERTAETKRAVLWIACLLGWLSAFGPLSIDMYLPAMPHLANDLQASTSLAQLSLTACLLGIALGQIFIGPLSDTYGRRGPLLVGLAIYAAASFLCVMAPTMELFVAMRFVQGLAGSAGVVISRATVRDLYSGPAMTRFFALLMLINGFAPIFAPVLGGQILAFTSWRGIFIVLAGIGLAMLAGVFFGLRETLPLKRRSRGGIANSLRTYRSLLSNRTFMGYALAQGFVSAAMFAYISGSPFVLQDIYGVSPQMFSVYFGINGLGIILAGQITGRLAGRISETRLLIAGLGISFVGGAALLLMILLQGSLYMILVPLFLVIASVGIVGTSCFALAMQDQAKAAGSASALIGLFSFVFGGIMAPLVGIAGSRTAVPMGVIIALAETAAVLSYVWLVKHKQD